The DNA sequence GTGAACAGTAGTCATCATACCGCGCTTGATGCCGAACTTGTCGTTCAATACTTTAGCGAATGGCGCTAAGCAGTTTGTTGTACAAGATGCATTTGAGATAACGTGGTGGCTTCCTGCATCATATTTGTCATGGTTAACACCCATAACGATTGTGATATCTTCGTCAGAAGCTGGAGCTGAGATGATAACCTTCTTCGCGCCTGCTTCTAAGTGTTTAGCTGCATCGTCGCGCTTTGTGAAGCGTCCAGTAGATTCTACTACTACTTCAACGCCAAGGTCTCCCCATCCAAGCTGAGCAGGATTGCGCTCTGCAAGAACCTTCACTCTTTGGCCGCCTACTACCAGGAAATCTCCGTCTACAGAAACTTCTTCGTTAAGTGTGCCGTGAACTGTGTCATATTTTAAAAGGTGTGCAAGCATGTTTGCATCTGTAAGGTCGTTTACCGCTACAACTTCTACTTCTGAGTTCTTAAGTGCTGCGCGGAATACGTTGCGCCCGATTCTTCCAAATCCATTAATACCAACTTTAACTGCCATGTTAATATTTCCTCCTTTAGATAGTAGGGATATTTGTTAGTTTTATATTAAAGGGGATTACCCTTTTAACAACTGTTTTGCTGCGCCTTCATCCGTGATCAGGATCGTTGAGGACGGCGCCTGTTTCATATAGGCCCTTATTGCCTTTGCCTTCGAAGACCCTCCGGCAACTGCAATAACATGTTCGATATCTGCCAGGTCTTTGAGCTGAAGCCCTATGGTCTGCAC is a window from the Bacillus infantis NRRL B-14911 genome containing:
- the gap gene encoding type I glyceraldehyde-3-phosphate dehydrogenase, which encodes MAVKVGINGFGRIGRNVFRAALKNSEVEVVAVNDLTDANMLAHLLKYDTVHGTLNEEVSVDGDFLVVGGQRVKVLAERNPAQLGWGDLGVEVVVESTGRFTKRDDAAKHLEAGAKKVIISAPASDEDITIVMGVNHDKYDAGSHHVISNASCTTNCLAPFAKVLNDKFGIKRGMMTTVHSYTNDQQILDLPHKDYRRARAAAENIIPTTTGAAKAVSLVLPELKGKLNGGAMRVPTPNVSLVDLVAELDKDVTAEEINAAFKAASEGDLKGILAYSEEPLVSSDYNGSPASSTIDALSTMVMEGSMVKVISWYDNESGYSNRVVDLVDYIAKQGL